In the genome of Streptomyces racemochromogenes, one region contains:
- a CDS encoding DUF4246 domain-containing protein: protein MTGLSAFPLPFEASRSIAFAKARTLRELEMMECSAHIRAKPGWFDKMHDAGIVARWRQEALAQGLTEAQVRYVLAELGHYAGLRDGQTGIEVSAVDGVWQSDTLVDERLRSRLREAVRPLEEVPEAERDWHPGSDGQVLDLVHPSLFCLVRGVSGGPEEAWHNPTNQYSKHEFSEKFQWLPTDVEVSDEGRVAFRSYVNNVHPEAHQELAAVLPELFARMRPLWENVLTDLRHPRPPRIEADPYGWYESEPEYPVRSSFADDAAYADARSAWEEAHDVWWETRRPVVPDAPEFTAPTLPDEAARVDLRGRRLQVIVKLAGIHLTPEKPEYAGGSWHVEGMLNERIVSTGIYYWDSENITGSSLSFRAALDDPDYEQNDDEGVREVYGLENEEALNQVLGSAATPAGRCLAFPNILQHRVGSFRLADPSRPGHRKILAFFLVDPSTTIVSTSDVPPQQPWAATSTMTLEQAVEYREQLMQERKFFVAEHNEQLYEREFSLCEH from the coding sequence TTGACCGGCCTGTCTGCCTTTCCGTTGCCCTTTGAAGCGTCGCGTTCCATAGCCTTCGCGAAAGCCCGGACGCTACGGGAGCTGGAGATGATGGAGTGCAGCGCGCACATCCGGGCGAAGCCCGGGTGGTTCGACAAGATGCACGATGCCGGCATCGTGGCGCGGTGGCGGCAGGAGGCGCTCGCCCAGGGGCTCACCGAGGCTCAGGTCCGGTACGTGCTCGCCGAGCTCGGGCACTACGCCGGGCTGCGGGACGGCCAGACGGGCATCGAGGTGTCCGCCGTCGACGGGGTGTGGCAGTCCGACACGCTGGTCGACGAACGGCTCCGGTCCCGGCTGCGCGAGGCGGTCCGGCCCCTGGAGGAGGTCCCCGAAGCGGAACGGGACTGGCATCCGGGTTCGGACGGGCAGGTGCTGGATCTGGTGCACCCCTCGCTGTTCTGCCTGGTACGGGGGGTGAGCGGGGGCCCGGAGGAGGCTTGGCACAACCCTACGAACCAGTACTCGAAGCACGAGTTCTCGGAGAAGTTCCAGTGGCTGCCCACGGATGTCGAGGTCAGCGACGAGGGGCGTGTCGCCTTCCGTTCGTACGTCAACAACGTCCACCCCGAGGCCCATCAGGAGCTCGCGGCCGTCCTGCCGGAGCTCTTCGCGCGCATGCGGCCGCTGTGGGAGAACGTGCTCACCGATCTGCGCCACCCCCGGCCGCCGCGGATCGAGGCCGATCCCTACGGGTGGTACGAATCGGAGCCGGAGTATCCGGTCAGGTCGTCTTTCGCTGACGACGCCGCTTACGCGGACGCCCGCAGCGCCTGGGAGGAGGCCCACGACGTCTGGTGGGAGACCCGCCGCCCGGTCGTCCCGGACGCGCCGGAGTTCACTGCGCCGACGCTGCCCGACGAGGCCGCGCGGGTCGACCTGCGCGGGCGCCGCCTCCAGGTCATCGTCAAGCTCGCCGGCATTCATCTCACCCCGGAGAAGCCCGAGTACGCGGGCGGTTCCTGGCACGTCGAGGGAATGCTGAACGAGCGGATCGTCTCGACCGGCATCTACTACTGGGACAGCGAGAACATCACCGGGAGCAGCCTGAGCTTCCGCGCCGCGCTCGACGACCCGGACTACGAACAGAACGACGACGAGGGCGTGCGCGAGGTCTACGGCCTGGAGAACGAGGAAGCGCTCAACCAGGTGCTGGGATCGGCGGCGACGCCGGCGGGGCGCTGCCTGGCGTTCCCGAACATCCTGCAGCACCGCGTCGGCTCGTTCCGCCTCGCGGACCCCAGCCGCCCGGGGCACCGCAAGATCCTCGCGTTCTTCCTCGTGGACCCCTCGACGACGATCGTCTCGACGTCCGACGTCCCGCCGCAGCAGCCGTGGGCCGCCACTTCCACGATGACGCTCGAGCAGGCCGTGGAGTACCGCGAACAGCTGATGCAGGAACGGAAGTTCTTCGTGGCCGAACACAACGAGCAGCTCTACGAGCGGGAGTTCTCCCTCTGCGAGCACTGA
- a CDS encoding cryptochrome/photolyase family protein: MSARHWLFGDQLGPHFLTPRADGPAPDAPVLMIESRSVFRRRRFHRAKAHLLLSAMRHRAAELGDRVRYVRAETYTAALRETVGDAPLTVHHPTSRAAHDFVSTIETVRVLPARGFLLPGAAFRSWAAGRERLRHEDFYRWARRELDLLMDGGEPAGGRWNHDQANREPPPKGARTLGAPAPYRPRENDIDEEVRADLDRWEREDGIVFVGRDGPRLFPASRREALTALHRFIEHRLVGFGPHEDSVLAHDPVMSHSLLSSSLNLGLLDPAEVVSAAETAWRDGRVPVQSAEGFVRQVAGWREFVWHLYWYFGEDYRHRNTLGHRTPLPDWFLELDADAVTARCLSTVLRQVRDTGWTHHIPRLMLLGSYALQQGWDPRAVTDWFHRSFVDGYDWVMLPNVIGMSQYADGGLMTTKPYTSAGAYIHRMSDLCGGCAYRPADRTGDRACPYTTGYWSFVHRHRARLAANPRTARAAQGLERLDDVQDVLRTHRRQTRTPP, from the coding sequence GTGTCCGCTCGGCACTGGCTGTTCGGGGACCAGCTCGGCCCGCACTTCCTGACGCCGCGCGCCGACGGACCCGCCCCGGACGCGCCCGTTCTCATGATCGAATCCCGCTCGGTGTTCCGCCGGCGCCGGTTCCACCGTGCCAAGGCCCACCTGCTGCTCTCCGCGATGCGCCACCGCGCGGCCGAACTCGGTGACCGCGTCCGCTACGTGCGGGCGGAGACCTACACGGCCGCCCTGCGGGAAACCGTCGGCGACGCCCCCCTGACCGTGCACCACCCGACGTCACGCGCCGCACACGACTTCGTCAGCACCATCGAAACCGTGCGGGTCCTCCCGGCCCGCGGCTTCCTGCTGCCGGGCGCGGCCTTCCGCTCCTGGGCAGCCGGACGGGAAAGGCTGCGGCACGAGGACTTCTACCGGTGGGCCCGCCGCGAACTCGACCTGCTCATGGACGGCGGCGAGCCCGCCGGCGGCCGGTGGAACCACGACCAGGCCAACCGGGAACCACCGCCCAAGGGTGCGAGGACCCTCGGCGCGCCCGCCCCCTACCGGCCCCGCGAGAACGACATCGACGAGGAAGTACGCGCCGACCTGGACCGCTGGGAGCGAGAGGACGGCATCGTCTTCGTCGGGCGGGACGGGCCGCGCCTGTTCCCCGCCTCGCGCCGCGAGGCCCTGACCGCACTGCACCGGTTCATCGAGCACCGCCTGGTGGGCTTCGGCCCGCACGAGGACTCCGTCCTCGCCCATGACCCGGTGATGAGCCACAGCCTCCTGTCCTCCTCCCTGAACCTGGGCCTGCTCGACCCCGCGGAAGTCGTGAGCGCCGCCGAGACCGCCTGGCGCGACGGACGGGTACCCGTACAGAGCGCGGAAGGGTTCGTACGGCAGGTCGCCGGCTGGCGCGAGTTCGTGTGGCACCTGTACTGGTACTTCGGCGAGGACTACCGCCACCGCAACACCCTCGGCCACCGCACCCCGCTGCCCGACTGGTTCCTCGAGCTCGACGCCGACGCCGTCACCGCCCGCTGCCTGTCCACCGTGCTCCGCCAGGTCCGCGACACGGGATGGACGCACCACATCCCCCGGCTGATGCTCCTGGGCAGCTACGCCCTCCAGCAGGGCTGGGACCCGCGCGCCGTCACGGACTGGTTCCACCGGAGCTTCGTCGACGGCTACGACTGGGTCATGCTCCCCAACGTCATCGGCATGTCCCAGTACGCCGACGGCGGCCTCATGACCACCAAGCCGTACACCAGCGCCGGGGCCTACATCCACCGCATGAGCGACCTGTGCGGAGGCTGCGCCTACCGGCCCGCGGACCGCACCGGAGACCGCGCCTGCCCCTATACGACCGGCTACTGGTCCTTCGTCCACCGCCACCGCGCCCGGCTGGCCGCCAATCCGCGCACCGCCCGCGCCGCACAAGGGCTGGAGCGGCTCGACGACGTGCAGGACGTCCTGCGCACCCACCGCCGTCAGACCCGGACGCCGCCGTGA
- a CDS encoding SRPBCC family protein has product MIHVTRTMLVPRPTEDAVTYFADFAHTQEWDPATVSCVRLDRGPLEPGARWRNLSRFRGRTSELEYRLDVRQADHLVFTGRNGTVHVTDDLRFTPASPESTRLTYDATFAFKGVARLAAPFLRGEVDRLADDVAAAVPRVTAR; this is encoded by the coding sequence ATGATCCACGTGACGCGCACGATGCTCGTGCCCCGCCCGACGGAGGACGCGGTGACCTACTTCGCGGACTTCGCCCACACACAGGAGTGGGACCCCGCGACCGTCTCCTGCGTCCGCCTGGACCGGGGACCCCTCGAGCCGGGCGCGCGCTGGCGCAACCTCTCCCGCTTCCGCGGACGCACCAGCGAACTGGAGTACCGCCTCGATGTCCGACAGGCCGACCATCTCGTGTTCACCGGCCGCAACGGAACGGTGCACGTCACGGACGACCTCCGTTTCACGCCCGCGTCCCCCGAGTCCACACGGCTGACCTACGACGCGACCTTCGCCTTCAAGGGCGTCGCCCGTCTCGCGGCCCCGTTCCTGCGCGGAGAAGTCGACCGGCTCGCCGACGACGTCGCCGCCGCGGTGCCCCGTGTCACGGCCCGCTGA
- a CDS encoding class I SAM-dependent methyltransferase: MTLTLPPAPQDGTRTGRHLVDAGLWPDVARLPHASPLRTALARRIVQRAFGRLPLRVRIADAGTRIPRQPDGTQDGTPTLTLRDPEAFYRRIGADGLIGFGESYMAGEWDSDDLVELLTVLARHVDDLAPQALRRLRSLWVRRRPLSDLNTVDGARRNIHRHYDLSNDLFATFLDPTLTYSSAVFTSLPAAAEDLPAAQHRKIDRLLDLAGTGPGTSLLEIGTGWGELAVRAARRGARVRTITLSREQRDLALSRIADAGVADRVTVELCDYRRVEGTYDAVVSVEMIEAVGAAYWPAYFGALHRLLAPGGRAVLQAITMPHDRMLHTARTHTWISKYVFPGGLIPSREAIARQGAAAGLAVVHDTGYGDHYAETLRLWRERFLHESAAVTALGFDRAFLRMWELYLAYSEAGFRSRYLDVRQLVLTAQGGAHDADRPGT; encoded by the coding sequence GTGACCCTCACCCTCCCCCCTGCCCCCCAGGACGGCACCCGCACCGGCCGCCACCTGGTCGACGCCGGCCTGTGGCCCGACGTGGCCCGCCTGCCGCACGCCTCGCCCCTGCGCACCGCGCTCGCCCGCCGGATCGTGCAACGTGCCTTCGGCCGCCTGCCCTTGCGGGTGCGCATCGCCGACGCCGGGACGCGGATCCCCCGCCAGCCCGACGGAACCCAGGACGGCACGCCGACCCTGACCCTGCGCGATCCCGAAGCGTTCTACCGGCGGATCGGCGCCGACGGCCTGATCGGCTTCGGCGAGTCCTACATGGCCGGCGAATGGGACAGCGACGACCTGGTCGAGCTCCTGACCGTCCTGGCCCGGCACGTGGACGACCTCGCACCGCAGGCCCTGCGCCGACTGCGCAGCCTCTGGGTCCGCCGCAGGCCCCTCTCCGACCTGAACACCGTCGACGGGGCCCGCCGCAACATCCACCGGCACTACGACCTCTCCAACGACCTCTTCGCCACCTTCCTCGACCCCACCCTCACCTACTCCTCGGCCGTCTTCACCTCGCTCCCGGCCGCCGCCGAGGACCTGCCCGCGGCACAGCACCGCAAGATCGACCGGCTCCTCGACCTCGCCGGGACCGGACCGGGCACCAGCCTCCTGGAGATCGGCACGGGCTGGGGCGAACTCGCCGTCCGGGCCGCCCGGCGCGGCGCCCGCGTACGCACCATCACCCTGTCCCGGGAACAACGCGACCTCGCCCTCAGCCGGATCGCCGATGCCGGCGTCGCCGACCGGGTCACCGTCGAACTGTGCGACTACCGCCGCGTCGAAGGCACGTACGACGCCGTCGTCAGCGTCGAGATGATCGAAGCCGTGGGAGCCGCCTACTGGCCCGCCTACTTCGGCGCCCTGCACCGGCTGCTGGCCCCCGGCGGCCGTGCCGTGCTCCAGGCCATCACCATGCCCCATGACCGCATGCTGCACACGGCACGCACCCACACCTGGATCAGCAAGTACGTCTTCCCCGGCGGACTCATCCCCTCCAGGGAGGCCATCGCCCGACAGGGCGCCGCCGCCGGGCTGGCCGTCGTCCACGACACCGGCTACGGCGACCACTACGCGGAAACGCTGCGGCTGTGGCGCGAGCGGTTCCTCCACGAGTCCGCCGCCGTGACCGCCCTCGGCTTCGACCGCGCCTTCCTGCGGATGTGGGAGCTCTACCTCGCCTACTCCGAGGCCGGCTTCCGCTCCCGCTATCTCGACGTACGCCAGCTCGTCCTCACCGCCCAGGGCGGGGCGCACGACGCGGACCGGCCGGGAACGTGA
- a CDS encoding NAD(P)/FAD-dependent oxidoreductase — protein sequence MDRKSIAVVGSGVAGLTAAHILSRTHDVVLYEADGRLGGHAHTHEVPAAGGGTVAVDTGFIVHNERTYPHLLRLLRELGVATQDSEMSMSVRCDGCRLEYAGARGPYGLLGGGNLLRGRHLRMLADVPRFHRAARRLLADGDTASTLGDFLGENRFPPYFVSHFAIPLVAAVWSCAPATTLRYPAAYLFRFLDHHGLLSVTGSPRWKTITGGSKAYVERAAKGPARVLTSTPVRKVVRGAGRVRLVTDDGETAEHAAVVIAVHPDQALGLLADPTEQERRVLGAFTYSRNPTVLHRDTSLLPRGAHARASWNYWLPSCSARPGTVQVSYDMNRLHRLPAGHGPHIVTLNPGDRIDESTVLARMTYEHPVYTAESVAAQSLLPTLNDGVTAYAGAYHGWGFHEDGCRSGARAAASLGVTW from the coding sequence ATGGACCGCAAGAGCATCGCGGTGGTCGGGTCGGGGGTGGCCGGCCTCACCGCCGCCCACATCCTGTCCCGCACGCACGACGTGGTCCTCTACGAGGCGGACGGACGCCTCGGAGGCCACGCGCACACCCACGAGGTCCCGGCAGCCGGCGGGGGAACGGTCGCCGTCGACACCGGATTCATCGTCCACAACGAACGGACCTACCCCCACCTCCTGCGGCTCCTGCGCGAACTGGGCGTGGCCACGCAGGACTCCGAGATGAGCATGTCGGTCCGGTGCGACGGCTGCCGCCTCGAATACGCGGGCGCCCGCGGCCCGTACGGACTCCTGGGCGGCGGGAACCTGCTGCGCGGCCGCCACCTGCGGATGCTCGCCGACGTCCCCCGCTTCCACCGCGCCGCACGCCGGCTGCTCGCCGACGGCGACACGGCCTCCACCCTGGGCGACTTCCTGGGCGAGAACCGTTTCCCGCCCTACTTCGTCAGCCACTTCGCCATCCCCCTGGTCGCCGCCGTATGGTCCTGCGCACCGGCCACCACACTGCGCTACCCGGCCGCCTACCTCTTCCGCTTCCTCGACCACCACGGACTGCTCTCGGTCACCGGATCCCCCCGGTGGAAGACCATCACCGGAGGATCCAAGGCCTACGTCGAGCGGGCCGCCAAGGGCCCGGCCCGCGTCCTGACCTCCACACCGGTCCGCAAGGTCGTGCGCGGAGCCGGCCGCGTACGCCTCGTCACGGACGACGGCGAGACGGCCGAACACGCCGCCGTCGTCATCGCCGTCCACCCCGACCAGGCACTGGGACTCCTCGCCGACCCCACCGAGCAGGAACGACGCGTCCTCGGCGCCTTCACCTACTCCCGCAATCCGACCGTGCTGCACCGTGACACCTCGCTCCTGCCCCGGGGCGCCCACGCCCGGGCGTCGTGGAACTACTGGCTGCCCTCCTGCTCCGCCCGCCCGGGAACAGTGCAGGTCAGCTACGACATGAACCGCCTCCACCGGCTCCCCGCCGGCCACGGGCCGCACATCGTCACGCTCAACCCCGGCGACCGGATCGACGAGAGCACCGTCCTGGCCCGCATGACGTACGAACACCCCGTCTACACGGCCGAGTCGGTCGCGGCACAAAGCCTGCTGCCCACCCTCAACGACGGTGTCACCGCCTACGCGGGCGCCTACCACGGATGGGGTTTCCACGAGGACGGCTGCCGCTCCGGCGCCCGGGCCGCCGCATCCCTCGGGGTGACCTGGTGA
- a CDS encoding dihydrofolate reductase family protein — protein MRKLIYGMNVTLDGYIAAPGDDIGWSVPSDELFRFWSDQLQATELSLYGRKLWQTMSSYWPAADRQPHATPAEIEFARRWQDMSKVVFSSTIDDVDWNTRLFSGDAVAEITRLKAGEGGPMDIAGATLAGAAMRAGLIDEYVLATAPVLVGGGTPFFTALDNWVNLKLVETRTLPCGVILTRYETRR, from the coding sequence ATGCGCAAACTGATCTACGGCATGAACGTGACCCTGGACGGCTACATCGCCGCGCCCGGCGACGACATCGGCTGGAGCGTGCCGAGCGACGAGCTGTTCCGGTTCTGGTCCGACCAGTTGCAGGCGACCGAACTGTCGCTGTACGGCCGCAAGCTGTGGCAGACGATGAGCTCGTACTGGCCGGCCGCCGACCGGCAGCCTCACGCCACCCCGGCGGAGATCGAGTTCGCGCGCCGCTGGCAGGACATGTCGAAGGTGGTGTTCTCCTCGACGATCGACGACGTCGACTGGAACACCCGACTGTTCAGCGGTGACGCGGTCGCCGAGATCACCCGGCTCAAGGCCGGGGAAGGCGGCCCGATGGACATCGCCGGCGCGACACTCGCCGGGGCGGCCATGCGCGCCGGGCTGATCGACGAGTACGTGCTGGCCACCGCGCCGGTCCTGGTGGGCGGCGGCACGCCGTTCTTCACCGCGCTGGACAACTGGGTGAACCTGAAGCTGGTGGAGACGCGGACGCTTCCCTGCGGGGTGATCCTGACCAGGTACGAGACGAGGCGCTGA
- a CDS encoding alpha/beta fold hydrolase — protein MKIATLLWATRSQGPAPRTSPRAPSAAVVLLHGGRAEDLRPPPLLNLPAWRMRLLSAALARALSGRTVLITTVRYRRRGWNGPRADAARDAVAALDRLHERHGDIPVVLIGHSMGGRAALRAAGHPCVRGVIALAPWCPPEDPVGHLAGREVYVLHDEADRVTSARQSWDYVRRARAAGASAVAVRMEAGGHTMLRGSRSWHRHTTEIVKHLLSAR, from the coding sequence ATGAAGATCGCGACGCTCCTCTGGGCCACCCGGTCTCAGGGCCCGGCTCCCCGCACTTCACCCCGGGCCCCCTCCGCCGCCGTCGTCCTCCTGCACGGCGGACGCGCCGAGGACCTGCGGCCCCCACCGCTGCTGAACCTGCCCGCCTGGCGCATGCGCCTCCTCTCCGCCGCTCTCGCGCGGGCCCTGAGCGGGCGTACGGTCCTCATCACCACCGTCCGCTACCGCCGCCGGGGATGGAACGGCCCCCGCGCGGACGCCGCCCGGGACGCCGTCGCCGCACTCGACCGGCTCCACGAACGCCACGGTGACATCCCCGTCGTCCTCATCGGGCACTCCATGGGCGGCCGCGCGGCCCTGCGGGCCGCCGGCCACCCCTGCGTACGCGGAGTGATCGCCCTGGCCCCCTGGTGCCCGCCGGAGGACCCCGTCGGCCATCTCGCGGGCCGCGAGGTGTACGTTCTGCACGACGAGGCGGACCGGGTCACCTCCGCCCGGCAGTCCTGGGACTACGTACGCCGGGCACGAGCCGCCGGCGCCTCAGCCGTGGCCGTCCGCATGGAGGCGGGCGGCCACACCATGCTGCGCGGCAGCCGCTCCTGGCACCGGCACACCACCGAGATCGTGAAGCACCTGCTCTCAGCGCGCTGA
- a CDS encoding sigma-70 family RNA polymerase sigma factor: MTASPAGGATAAGPASCGDGTRPEDPDPDAEIIGLLLQGDERWLALAHHRWSRLVHAHAARVLGDPREAEDVTQHVFVAAWQGRHGFRPGRGTLPAWLMGIARHKTADALGARTRRLDLVAAAGRHGGDGESAGGVEQVLDRIVVTRELALLPPLQRDVLALAYFADLSQAQIADRTGMPLGTVKSHTRRGLHSLRLRVASGAVETAG, encoded by the coding sequence ATGACTGCATCACCCGCAGGCGGCGCGACCGCCGCCGGACCGGCATCCTGCGGCGACGGAACCCGCCCGGAGGACCCGGATCCGGACGCCGAGATCATCGGCCTGCTCCTCCAGGGCGACGAGCGGTGGCTCGCGCTGGCGCACCACCGCTGGAGCCGCCTCGTACACGCCCACGCCGCCCGCGTCCTGGGCGACCCGCGGGAGGCGGAGGACGTCACCCAGCACGTCTTCGTCGCGGCGTGGCAGGGCCGTCACGGGTTCCGGCCGGGCCGCGGCACACTGCCGGCGTGGCTGATGGGCATCGCCCGGCACAAGACCGCGGACGCCCTCGGCGCGCGGACCAGGCGCCTGGACCTCGTGGCCGCCGCCGGCCGGCACGGCGGCGACGGGGAGAGCGCCGGAGGCGTCGAGCAGGTGCTCGACCGGATCGTGGTCACCAGGGAACTCGCCCTGCTCCCACCGCTCCAGCGCGACGTCCTGGCCCTCGCCTACTTCGCCGACCTCAGCCAGGCGCAGATCGCCGACCGCACCGGGATGCCGCTGGGCACCGTCAAGAGCCACACCCGGCGGGGCCTGCACAGCCTCCGCCTGCGCGTGGCCTCGGGCGCCGTGGAGACCGCCGGCTGA
- a CDS encoding DUF1295 domain-containing protein produces MSAVDTGALATVLAASAGTALAVMLLTFAVALVKGVHRIVDSAWGLAFAAVAVVAWFLSAGHGDPARRTLVALATVVWGLRLAVHIARRGRGHGEDPRYARMLARAPGSTALYALRVIYLLQGSLVWLVSLPVQVAVLLPRSPDAAAALGLALWAVGLFFEAVGDHQLARFKADPANKGRIMDRGLWSWTRHPNYFGDFLVWWGLYLTACATWQTALATVVSPLLMSALLIKGSGKRLLEAHMAGRPGYAAYLARTSGFFPRPPRSGDRPR; encoded by the coding sequence GTGAGCGCCGTCGACACCGGAGCGCTCGCCACCGTTCTCGCCGCATCGGCGGGTACGGCGCTCGCCGTCATGCTGCTCACCTTCGCCGTGGCCCTGGTCAAGGGGGTACACAGGATCGTCGACAGCGCCTGGGGGCTGGCCTTCGCCGCCGTCGCCGTCGTCGCCTGGTTCCTCTCGGCCGGCCACGGCGACCCCGCCCGAAGGACCCTGGTCGCCCTCGCCACCGTCGTGTGGGGGCTGCGCCTCGCGGTGCACATCGCCCGGCGCGGACGCGGCCACGGAGAAGACCCCCGGTACGCGCGCATGCTCGCCCGGGCACCCGGCAGCACCGCCCTCTACGCCCTGCGGGTCATCTACCTCCTCCAGGGATCCCTGGTCTGGCTCGTCTCCCTCCCCGTCCAGGTGGCCGTGCTGCTGCCCCGGTCGCCAGACGCCGCGGCCGCGCTGGGGCTCGCCCTGTGGGCCGTCGGACTGTTCTTCGAGGCCGTCGGGGACCACCAGCTCGCCCGGTTCAAGGCCGACCCGGCCAACAAGGGCCGCATCATGGACCGCGGCCTGTGGTCCTGGACCCGGCACCCCAACTACTTCGGCGACTTCCTCGTCTGGTGGGGCCTGTACCTGACGGCCTGCGCCACCTGGCAGACCGCCCTGGCCACCGTCGTCTCCCCGCTCCTGATGAGCGCCCTGCTGATCAAAGGCAGCGGCAAGCGCCTGCTGGAGGCCCACATGGCCGGCCGCCCCGGCTACGCCGCCTACCTGGCCCGCACCAGCGGCTTCTTCCCCCGGCCGCCACGCTCCGGGGACCGGCCACGATGA
- a CDS encoding DUF1365 domain-containing protein yields the protein MTGAPAPHVPALYATEVRHARSQPVRYALAHRTYMWLVDVDDLPVLPRVLRPFARFDARDHFSGRAPTLRAGLDAHLAAHGVHGADGRVIMLAHARVLGHVFNPLTLYWCHDRSGGLVCVVAEVHNTYGGRHCYLLRPDGHGRAEVAKDFHVSPFFGVEGGYRMRLPLPGDRLDLTVQLRHPDGSRPLTATVRGTRRPAGTRTLLAALLRNPWPTAGVSFGIRRHGIRLYLKGLPVQPRPTRPARPVQEDAL from the coding sequence GTGACCGGCGCCCCCGCTCCGCACGTGCCGGCCCTCTACGCGACCGAGGTGCGGCACGCCCGCTCCCAGCCCGTCCGCTACGCCCTGGCGCACCGGACGTACATGTGGCTGGTCGACGTCGACGACCTTCCGGTCCTGCCCCGCGTCCTGCGCCCGTTCGCCCGCTTCGACGCCCGCGACCACTTCTCGGGCCGTGCCCCCACGCTGCGCGCCGGCCTCGACGCCCACCTCGCCGCCCACGGCGTCCACGGCGCCGACGGCAGGGTCATCATGCTGGCGCACGCGCGCGTACTGGGACACGTCTTCAACCCCCTGACCCTGTACTGGTGCCACGACCGCTCCGGCGGTCTCGTCTGCGTCGTCGCGGAGGTCCACAACACCTACGGCGGGCGGCACTGCTACCTCCTGCGCCCCGACGGACACGGCCGTGCCGAGGTGGCCAAGGACTTCCACGTCTCCCCGTTCTTCGGCGTCGAGGGCGGCTACCGGATGAGGCTGCCCCTGCCCGGCGACCGCCTCGACCTGACCGTCCAGCTCCGCCACCCGGACGGCTCCCGCCCCCTGACCGCCACCGTCCGCGGAACGCGCCGCCCCGCCGGGACCCGCACCCTGCTCGCGGCCCTGCTGCGCAACCCGTGGCCGACCGCCGGAGTGTCGTTCGGCATCCGCCGGCACGGCATCCGCCTCTACCTCAAAGGCCTGCCCGTCCAGCCGCGGCCCACCCGCCCGGCCCGCCCCGTCCAGGAAGACGCGCTGTGA
- a CDS encoding MerR family transcriptional regulator → MSETGLGVTTGAVARRLGVSPTTVRSWEQRYGIGPEVREGGRHRRWTPGDIAMLEEMCRLTSSGIPPAEAARAALAVRGRLAADGRAGSSPPPVPEEGVGPPPDGPGRSRQGGPGGPGGGLPLGEVRQECRGLARAAVRLDGPAMEALLRQTMEAHGLVVAWEEVMVPTLHAVGRKWESTDDRYVEVEHLLSWYVSTVLRRAAVGDFGMAAHAAPVVLACLPGEQHTLPLEALAAGLAERGVPTRMFGAAVPAEALRAAVARSGPRAVVLWSQSRSTADGVLARQVASTAFGLKGARTTPLVLLAGPGWSVRAAVGGMRRPRGLREALDAIAALYPDARAEVVASAR, encoded by the coding sequence ATGTCCGAAACAGGTCTCGGTGTCACGACGGGCGCGGTGGCACGGCGTCTGGGGGTCTCGCCCACGACGGTGCGTTCCTGGGAGCAGCGGTACGGCATCGGACCGGAGGTCCGGGAGGGCGGCAGGCACCGGCGCTGGACGCCCGGCGACATCGCGATGCTGGAGGAGATGTGCCGGCTCACCTCTTCCGGTATCCCGCCGGCCGAGGCCGCCCGGGCGGCGCTGGCCGTGCGCGGCCGCCTCGCTGCGGATGGCCGCGCGGGTTCCTCGCCGCCGCCCGTGCCGGAGGAGGGCGTCGGGCCGCCGCCGGACGGACCCGGGCGGAGCCGTCAGGGCGGTCCCGGCGGTCCCGGCGGTGGGCTGCCGCTGGGTGAGGTGCGCCAGGAGTGCCGCGGGCTGGCGCGTGCCGCGGTCCGGCTCGACGGTCCGGCCATGGAGGCCCTGCTGCGGCAGACGATGGAGGCCCACGGTCTGGTGGTCGCGTGGGAGGAGGTGATGGTGCCGACCCTGCACGCGGTGGGCCGCAAGTGGGAGTCCACGGATGACCGGTACGTCGAGGTGGAGCACCTGCTGTCGTGGTACGTGTCGACCGTGCTGCGGCGGGCGGCCGTCGGTGATTTCGGGATGGCGGCCCACGCGGCACCGGTGGTGCTGGCCTGTCTTCCCGGTGAGCAGCACACGCTGCCCCTGGAGGCGCTGGCCGCGGGTCTGGCCGAGCGGGGGGTGCCGACGCGGATGTTCGGTGCGGCCGTGCCGGCGGAGGCCCTGCGGGCGGCCGTCGCCCGGTCGGGGCCGAGGGCCGTGGTGCTGTGGTCGCAGTCCCGTTCCACGGCGGACGGCGTGCTGGCCCGGCAGGTGGCGTCGACGGCGTTCGGCCTCAAAGGGGCGAGGACCACTCCCCTGGTCCTCCTGGCCGGTCCGGGCTGGTCCGTACGGGCCGCCGTCGGCGGTATGCGGCGTCCGCGCGGGCTGCGGGAGGCCCTGGACGCGATCGCCGCCCTCTACCCGGACGCGCGCGCCGAGGTGGTCGCCTCAGCGCGCTGA